One Polaribacter sp. SA4-12 genomic window carries:
- the thrA gene encoding bifunctional aspartate kinase/homoserine dehydrogenase I: MKVLKFGGSSVATSENIQKVLAIVEAASKKQKIAVVVSAFGKTTNNLLAGANEALEDIISAKKILDAIKDLHFDIIEDLITKNLKEVDKEVAYLFDRLESIYSGIFLLQELSDKTLAKVSSFGERLSSYIIANAAKELFDANHKESRDLVITNDEYLNAQVNFKVTNKNIASFFEENKHQVTVLGGFISSNVFEETTTLGRGGSDFTASIYAAALNADELQIWTDVSGMYTANPRVVKQAYPISEISYEEAMELSHFGAKVLYPPTIQPALRKEIAIRIKNTFDPESVGTLICKNPENGNEVKGISHIEDISLITLEGGGMIGIPGFSKRLFETLSVAKINVVFITQASSEHSICVGVYEDDAAKAKDLLDETFSIEIDKKKIKPIIVEKELAIIAVVGESMKNYQGLSGQMFSALGRNNVNVRAIAQGSSEKNISAVINKYDAKKALNILHEQFFEERKKQLNLFVTGVGNVGERFLAQLQQQKDFLKENLKLNIRVIGIANSRKMAFNDNGIDLDNWKEALENGEPTTLDSFHKKVKESNHRNSVFVDNTANQQVSEIYEKYLRDSISVVTCNKIACASSFDNYKTLKEVSRKYNASFLFETNVGAGLPIIDTLKNLINSGDRVQKIQAVLSGSLNFVFNNFNESSTFHDVVAAAQKEGYTEPDPKIDLSGVDVARKILILARESGYQLELEDIENNAFLPEDSLKTDNNDDFYTSLTKNEGHFQNIFKEANDKDCRLKYVAEFVDGKANVGLQHIPSDHPFYNLEGSDNIVLFFTDRYPENPLIIKGAGAGADVTASGIFADVIRIANQ; the protein is encoded by the coding sequence ATGAAAGTATTAAAATTTGGCGGCTCATCTGTCGCAACTTCAGAAAACATACAAAAAGTCTTAGCAATTGTTGAGGCAGCTTCTAAAAAACAAAAAATCGCAGTCGTAGTTTCTGCTTTCGGAAAAACGACAAATAATTTACTGGCAGGTGCTAATGAAGCTTTAGAAGACATTATCTCAGCTAAAAAAATCTTAGATGCAATTAAAGATTTGCACTTTGACATAATTGAAGATTTAATTACAAAAAACTTAAAAGAAGTTGATAAAGAGGTTGCTTATCTTTTTGATAGATTAGAATCAATTTATTCAGGTATCTTTTTATTACAAGAGTTATCTGACAAAACATTAGCAAAAGTTTCTAGCTTTGGCGAAAGACTTTCATCATATATCATTGCAAATGCTGCAAAAGAGTTATTTGATGCGAATCATAAAGAAAGTAGAGATTTAGTAATTACAAATGACGAGTACTTAAATGCTCAAGTTAACTTTAAAGTTACTAATAAAAATATAGCTTCATTTTTTGAAGAAAACAAACATCAAGTTACTGTATTAGGTGGATTTATTTCTTCAAATGTATTTGAAGAAACTACAACATTAGGTAGAGGTGGATCTGATTTTACAGCCTCAATTTATGCTGCTGCTTTAAATGCTGATGAATTACAAATCTGGACAGACGTTAGCGGAATGTATACTGCAAATCCTAGAGTTGTAAAACAAGCGTATCCTATTTCAGAAATTTCTTATGAAGAAGCAATGGAATTGTCTCATTTTGGTGCAAAAGTTTTGTATCCTCCAACAATTCAGCCTGCATTAAGAAAAGAAATTGCGATTAGAATTAAAAATACTTTTGACCCAGAAAGCGTTGGAACTTTAATTTGTAAGAACCCTGAAAACGGAAATGAAGTTAAAGGAATTTCTCATATAGAAGATATTAGCTTAATTACTTTAGAAGGTGGTGGAATGATTGGAATTCCTGGATTCTCTAAACGTTTGTTTGAAACACTTTCTGTAGCAAAAATAAATGTTGTTTTTATTACACAAGCTTCTTCTGAACATTCAATTTGTGTCGGTGTTTATGAAGACGATGCTGCAAAAGCTAAAGATCTTCTAGACGAAACTTTTAGCATAGAAATAGACAAGAAAAAAATAAAGCCAATCATTGTAGAAAAAGAATTGGCAATTATTGCTGTTGTTGGCGAGAGCATGAAAAATTACCAAGGTTTAAGCGGACAAATGTTTAGCGCCTTAGGAAGAAATAATGTAAATGTTAGAGCAATTGCACAAGGTTCATCAGAAAAGAATATTTCTGCTGTCATCAATAAATACGATGCAAAAAAAGCTTTAAATATTTTACACGAGCAATTCTTTGAAGAAAGAAAAAAACAATTAAATTTATTTGTAACTGGTGTTGGTAATGTTGGAGAACGCTTTTTAGCGCAATTACAACAGCAAAAAGATTTCTTAAAAGAAAACTTAAAATTAAATATTAGAGTTATTGGAATTGCTAATTCTAGAAAAATGGCTTTTAATGATAATGGTATCGATTTAGATAACTGGAAAGAAGCATTAGAAAACGGAGAGCCAACAACTTTAGATAGTTTTCATAAAAAAGTAAAAGAATCTAACCATAGAAATAGTGTTTTTGTAGATAACACAGCAAACCAACAAGTTTCTGAAATCTATGAAAAATATTTAAGAGATAGTATTTCTGTAGTGACTTGTAATAAAATTGCTTGTGCTTCTAGCTTTGATAATTACAAAACCTTAAAAGAAGTTTCAAGAAAATACAATGCATCTTTCTTATTTGAAACAAATGTTGGTGCAGGTTTACCAATTATAGATACTCTTAAAAATTTAATCAATTCTGGAGATAGAGTTCAAAAAATTCAGGCAGTTTTATCTGGAAGTTTAAATTTTGTTTTCAATAACTTTAATGAGAGTTCAACTTTTCATGATGTTGTTGCAGCTGCTCAAAAAGAAGGATATACAGAACCAGATCCTAAAATTGATTTAAGCGGAGTTGATGTTGCTCGTAAAATTTTAATTTTAGCTAGAGAAAGTGGTTATCAATTAGAATTAGAAGACATCGAAAACAATGCTTTTTTACCTGAAGACAGTTTAAAAACTGATAATAATGACGATTTTTACACTTCACTTACTAAGAATGAAGGGCATTTTCAAAACATTTTTAAAGAAGCAAATGACAAAGATTGTCGCTTAAAATATGTTGCAGAATTTGTTGACGGAAAAGCGAATGTTGGTTTACAACACATTCCTTCTGATCATCCTTTTTATAATTTAGAAGGAAGTGATAATATTGTATTATTTTTCACAGACAGATATCCAGAAAATCCTTTAATCATAAAAGGTGCTGGTGCTGGTGCAGATGTTACTGCTTCTGGTATTTTTGCTGATGTAATTAGAATTGCGAATCAATAA
- the ilvC gene encoding ketol-acid reductoisomerase: protein MSNYFNTLTLREKLEQLGKCRFMDASEFEDGVEALVGKKIVIVGCGAQGLNQGLNMRESGLDISYTLRQAAIDQKRQSYINASSNNFEVGSYEEMLPSADVVINLTPDKQHTNVVKAVMPLMKKGATLSYSHGFNIVEEGMKVREDLTVIMVAPKSPGSEVREEYKRGFGVPTLIAVHPENDPQGKGWAEAKAYAVGTGGHKAGVLQSSFVAEVKSDLMGEQTILCGLLQTGAILSFDKMVEEGIEAGYAAKLIQYGWETVTEALKHGGITNMMDRLSNPAKVEAFRLSEELKDIMRPLFQKHMDDIMTGHFSQTMMEDWANDDKNLLTWRAATGETAFEKQKVTDQEIPEQEYFDHGTLLVAFVRAGVELAFEAMTESGIIDASAYYESLHETPLIANTIARMKLAEMNRVISDTAEYGCYLFDHACKPLLTDFMKTVNTNVIGKSFSSENGVDNQELIKINAIIRNHPVEIVGTKLRTAMTAMKVIKSA, encoded by the coding sequence ATGTCAAATTATTTTAACACATTAACATTAAGAGAAAAATTAGAGCAGTTAGGAAAATGTAGATTTATGGACGCTTCAGAATTTGAAGACGGAGTAGAAGCATTAGTAGGGAAGAAAATTGTTATTGTAGGTTGTGGTGCACAAGGTTTAAACCAAGGTTTAAATATGAGAGAATCTGGTTTAGATATCTCTTATACATTAAGACAAGCTGCTATCGATCAAAAGAGACAGTCTTATATCAATGCATCTTCAAATAATTTTGAGGTTGGTTCTTATGAAGAAATGTTACCAAGTGCAGATGTAGTAATTAATTTAACTCCAGATAAGCAACATACAAATGTTGTAAAAGCAGTAATGCCTTTAATGAAAAAAGGAGCAACTTTATCTTATTCTCATGGTTTTAATATCGTAGAAGAAGGAATGAAAGTTCGTGAAGATTTAACGGTAATTATGGTGGCGCCAAAGTCTCCGGGATCTGAAGTTAGAGAAGAATATAAAAGAGGATTTGGTGTACCAACATTAATTGCGGTTCACCCAGAAAATGATCCACAAGGAAAAGGTTGGGCAGAAGCGAAAGCATATGCAGTTGGAACAGGTGGTCATAAAGCCGGAGTTTTACAATCTTCTTTTGTTGCTGAAGTAAAGTCTGATTTAATGGGAGAACAAACTATTTTATGTGGTTTGTTACAAACAGGAGCAATTTTATCTTTTGATAAAATGGTTGAAGAAGGAATTGAAGCTGGTTATGCTGCTAAATTAATTCAATATGGTTGGGAAACTGTAACTGAAGCTTTAAAGCATGGAGGAATCACGAACATGATGGACAGATTGTCTAATCCTGCTAAAGTAGAAGCTTTTAGATTATCAGAAGAATTAAAAGATATTATGCGTCCATTGTTCCAAAAACATATGGATGATATTATGACTGGTCATTTCTCTCAAACAATGATGGAAGACTGGGCAAATGATGATAAAAACTTATTAACTTGGAGAGCTGCAACAGGAGAAACTGCATTCGAAAAGCAAAAAGTTACTGATCAAGAAATTCCAGAACAAGAATACTTTGATCACGGAACTTTATTAGTTGCTTTTGTAAGAGCTGGTGTTGAATTAGCTTTCGAGGCAATGACAGAATCAGGAATTATTGATGCTTCTGCTTATTATGAGTCTTTACACGAAACTCCGTTAATTGCAAATACAATTGCAAGAATGAAATTAGCTGAAATGAACCGTGTAATTTCTGATACTGCAGAATATGGTTGTTACTTATTCGATCATGCTTGTAAGCCTTTATTAACTGATTTTATGAAAACAGTTAATACAAACGTTATCGGTAAATCATTTAGTTCAGAAAATGGAGTTGATAATCAAGAGTTAATTAAAATTAACGCGATTATTAGAAATCATCCAGTAGAAATCGTTGGTACAAAATTAAGAACAGCGATGACAGCAATGAAAGTGATTAAATCGGCATAA
- the leuB gene encoding 3-isopropylmalate dehydrogenase translates to MKYTIAVIPGDGIGPEVTNQAKKALDAIAEVYDHIFIYKEAKMGACAIDATGDPLPEETIEICKKADAILFGAIGALKYDNDPTLRIRPEQGLLRLRQELDLFCNVIPVKAYPKLVKNSPLKKEIILGTDIAIYRELSGGMYFGKKELSKDGKSAYDVSSYTVEEISRITHLAFQAAQERKKKVTLVDKANVLETSRLWRKTVAEIAKQYKDVTLDFMFVDNAAMQIIIDPKQFDVILAENLFGDIISDVACVAGGSIGILASSSIGGKNALFEPIHGTYPQVTGKDIANPIASILSAAMLLEYLGLHDEADAIQRAVEKSLDLGITTQDLKVKNQYSASTAKVGDFIADYIQNQEDSNLNFQNIYMGQSTII, encoded by the coding sequence ATGAAATATACAATTGCAGTTATACCTGGAGATGGTATTGGACCAGAAGTAACCAACCAAGCAAAAAAAGCATTAGATGCTATTGCTGAGGTTTACGATCACATTTTTATATATAAAGAAGCTAAAATGGGAGCTTGTGCAATTGATGCAACTGGTGACCCTTTACCAGAAGAAACAATTGAAATATGTAAAAAAGCAGATGCAATTTTGTTCGGAGCAATTGGAGCTTTAAAGTATGATAATGATCCAACCCTAAGAATTAGACCCGAACAAGGTCTTTTACGATTAAGGCAAGAGTTAGATTTATTTTGTAACGTAATACCTGTAAAGGCGTATCCAAAGTTAGTAAAAAACTCTCCACTTAAAAAAGAAATTATTTTAGGAACAGATATTGCTATTTATAGAGAATTATCTGGAGGCATGTATTTTGGAAAAAAAGAATTAAGTAAAGATGGTAAATCTGCTTATGACGTATCTTCATATACTGTTGAAGAAATTTCTCGAATAACTCATTTAGCTTTCCAAGCAGCTCAAGAAAGAAAGAAAAAAGTAACTTTAGTTGATAAAGCAAACGTTTTAGAAACTTCTCGTTTATGGAGAAAAACTGTTGCAGAAATAGCAAAACAGTATAAAGATGTTACCTTAGATTTTATGTTTGTAGACAATGCTGCAATGCAAATTATTATAGATCCAAAACAGTTTGATGTTATTTTAGCAGAAAACCTTTTTGGAGATATTATTTCTGATGTAGCATGTGTTGCTGGAGGATCAATAGGTATACTTGCGTCTAGTTCAATTGGCGGAAAAAACGCTTTATTCGAACCAATTCATGGAACGTATCCACAAGTAACAGGAAAAGATATTGCAAATCCTATCGCATCTATTTTATCAGCAGCAATGCTATTAGAATATTTAGGTTTGCACGACGAAGCAGATGCAATTCAAAGAGCAGTAGAAAAATCGTTAGATTTAGGAATTACAACTCAAGATTTAAAAGTTAAAAATCAGTATTCAGCTTCTACTGCAAAAGTGGGTGACTTTATTGCGGATTACATTCAAAATCAAGAAGATAGTAATCTAAATTTTCAAAATATTTATATGGGACAAAGTACCATTATTTAA
- a CDS encoding 2-isopropylmalate synthase, giving the protein MQDNKVQIFDTTLRDGEQVPGCKLDTAQKLVIAERLDLLGVNVIEAGFPVSSPGDFNSVTQISKIVKNATVCGLTRAVENDIKVAAEALKYAKYPRIHTGIGTSDSHIKFKFNSSREEVIERAVKAVTYSKSFVEDVEFYAEDAGRTDNEYLARVCEAVIKAGATVLNIPDTTGYCLPEEYGAKMKYLRENVKGIENVILSCHCHNDLGMATANSIAGVINGARQIECTINGIGERAGNTALEEVVMVLKQHPYLNLETSINTKLLYDTSIMVRESMGMPVQPNKAIVGANAFAHSSGIHQDGVIKNRETYEIMDPEDVGVTESAIVLTARSGRAALAYRSKKIGYELTKVQLDVAYDAFLETADRQKEVKDDDIHAIMKEVSKTSKIAMA; this is encoded by the coding sequence ATGCAAGATAACAAAGTTCAAATTTTTGACACGACATTAAGAGATGGGGAGCAAGTTCCTGGATGTAAGTTAGATACAGCTCAGAAATTAGTAATTGCGGAAAGATTAGATTTATTGGGTGTAAATGTAATAGAAGCAGGTTTTCCGGTTTCGAGCCCAGGAGATTTTAATTCAGTTACTCAAATCTCAAAAATTGTAAAAAACGCAACAGTTTGTGGTTTAACTAGAGCTGTAGAAAATGATATTAAAGTTGCTGCCGAAGCTTTAAAATATGCAAAATATCCAAGAATTCACACTGGTATTGGTACAAGTGATTCTCATATAAAATTTAAATTTAATTCATCTAGAGAAGAAGTAATAGAACGTGCTGTAAAAGCAGTTACTTATTCAAAATCTTTTGTAGAAGATGTAGAGTTTTATGCAGAAGATGCAGGTAGAACAGATAATGAGTATTTAGCAAGAGTTTGTGAAGCTGTTATAAAAGCAGGTGCAACTGTATTAAATATTCCAGATACAACAGGGTATTGTTTACCTGAAGAATATGGAGCAAAAATGAAATATTTACGTGAAAACGTAAAAGGTATAGAAAATGTAATTCTTTCTTGTCATTGTCATAATGATTTAGGAATGGCAACTGCAAATTCAATTGCTGGTGTAATTAATGGAGCTCGTCAAATTGAGTGTACAATTAATGGAATTGGTGAAAGAGCTGGTAATACAGCTTTAGAAGAAGTAGTTATGGTGTTAAAACAACATCCATATTTAAACTTAGAAACAAGTATCAATACAAAACTATTGTATGATACAAGTATTATGGTTCGTGAAAGTATGGGGATGCCTGTGCAACCAAATAAAGCAATTGTTGGTGCAAATGCTTTTGCTCACAGTTCTGGTATTCATCAAGATGGAGTCATTAAAAACAGAGAAACATACGAAATTATGGATCCTGAAGATGTTGGTGTTACAGAAAGTGCTATTGTTTTAACAGCAAGAAGTGGTAGAGCAGCTTTAGCTTACAGATCAAAAAAGATTGGTTACGAATTAACTAAAGTACAATTAGATGTAGCTTATGATGCTTTCTTAGAAACAGCAGATAGGCAAAAAGAAGTTAAAGACGATGATATACATGCTATTATGAAAGAAGTTAGTAAAACTTCTAAGATAGCAATGGCATAA
- the ilvN gene encoding acetolactate synthase small subunit codes for MSTEKQFFTISVYTENNIGLLNRISAIFQRRHVNIESLNTSPSEIEGVSKFTIVVSMTEVNIKKIIGQIEKQVEVIKAYYHNDDETIYQISGLFKIKSELLFEEPQIQNIIKESYARIVTVNTNFFVLEKSGRKQELVDLHEKLSVFGIMQYTRSGRIAVTKEEMKISTLLETYNN; via the coding sequence ATGAGTACAGAAAAACAATTTTTTACAATATCAGTTTATACTGAGAATAATATTGGGTTGTTGAATAGAATTTCAGCAATTTTCCAAAGAAGACATGTAAACATAGAGAGTTTAAATACTTCTCCATCAGAAATTGAAGGTGTTTCTAAATTTACTATTGTTGTAAGTATGACAGAGGTAAATATTAAGAAAATCATTGGTCAAATAGAAAAACAAGTAGAGGTTATTAAAGCGTATTATCATAATGATGATGAAACAATTTATCAGATTTCTGGTTTGTTTAAAATTAAATCTGAATTGTTATTTGAAGAACCTCAAATTCAGAATATAATTAAAGAAAGTTACGCTAGAATTGTAACTGTAAACACTAATTTCTTTGTTCTTGAAAAATCAGGAAGAAAACAAGAATTGGTTGATTTACATGAGAAATTAAGCGTTTTTGGAATTATGCAATACACACGTTCAGGACGTATTGCTGTTACCAAAGAAGAAATGAAAATATCAACATTACTAGAAACATACAACAACTAA
- the ilvB gene encoding biosynthetic-type acetolactate synthase large subunit, which translates to METQTIKNKETSKKATERISGSEAIVRCLIEEDIKIIYGYPGGAIMPVYDELYKYQDKIHHVLTRHEQGATHSAQGFARISGKVGVAIATSGPGATNLITGIADAQIDSTPMVCITGQVPSHLLGSDAFQETDIVGISTPVTKWNCQVTKAADIPAALAKAFYIARSGRPGPVLVDITKDAQFEEFDFSYEKCTKVRSYVPVPKTNVKSIEAAAKLINEAKKPFVVWGQGVILSEAEEAFKAVIEKAGIPSAWTILGASAIPTKHPLNVGMVGMHGNYAPNVLTNECDVLIAIGMRFDDRVTGKLDEYATQAKVIHFEIDPSEVDKNVKTDVAVLGDAKASLEAILPLINENSHTEWCQKFADLYAIEYEKVIKNDIHPTKEGLTMGEVINQINIESKGEAAIVSDVGQHQMIACRYAEFNKTKSNITSGGLGTMGFGLPAAIGAKMAAPDREVVSISGDGGYQMTIQELGTIFQQKAAVKVVVLNNEFLGMVRQWQQLFFDKRYASTEMTNPNFVAIAEGYYIKAKKVTKREELAAAVKEMMESKEAYFLEVCVEKEGNVFPMVPSGASVSDVRLE; encoded by the coding sequence ATGGAAACACAAACCATAAAAAACAAAGAAACTTCAAAAAAAGCTACAGAAAGAATTTCTGGAAGCGAAGCAATCGTAAGATGCTTAATTGAAGAAGATATAAAAATAATTTATGGATATCCTGGAGGAGCAATTATGCCAGTTTACGATGAGTTATATAAATATCAAGATAAAATTCATCATGTTTTAACACGTCATGAGCAAGGTGCAACGCATTCTGCACAAGGATTTGCAAGAATTTCTGGAAAAGTAGGTGTTGCAATTGCAACTTCTGGTCCAGGAGCAACCAATTTAATTACTGGTATTGCAGATGCACAAATAGATTCTACACCAATGGTGTGTATTACGGGTCAAGTTCCTTCTCATTTATTAGGAAGTGATGCTTTTCAAGAAACAGATATTGTAGGTATTTCAACGCCAGTTACAAAATGGAATTGTCAAGTAACAAAAGCTGCTGATATTCCAGCTGCTTTAGCAAAAGCATTTTACATTGCAAGAAGTGGAAGACCAGGACCTGTTTTGGTTGATATTACTAAAGATGCTCAGTTTGAAGAGTTTGATTTTTCTTATGAAAAATGTACTAAAGTAAGAAGTTATGTTCCTGTTCCTAAAACAAATGTAAAATCTATCGAAGCTGCTGCAAAATTAATAAATGAAGCTAAAAAACCATTTGTTGTTTGGGGGCAAGGTGTAATTTTGAGTGAAGCGGAAGAAGCGTTTAAAGCAGTAATTGAAAAAGCAGGAATTCCTTCTGCGTGGACAATTCTAGGGGCTTCTGCGATTCCTACAAAACATCCTTTAAATGTAGGTATGGTTGGTATGCATGGTAATTATGCGCCAAATGTTTTAACAAACGAATGTGATGTTTTAATTGCAATCGGAATGCGTTTTGATGATCGTGTTACAGGTAAATTAGATGAATATGCAACACAAGCAAAAGTTATTCATTTTGAAATTGATCCATCAGAAGTTGATAAAAACGTAAAAACGGATGTAGCTGTTTTAGGTGATGCAAAAGCAAGCTTAGAAGCAATACTTCCTTTAATAAATGAAAATTCTCATACAGAATGGTGTCAGAAGTTTGCAGACTTATATGCTATAGAATACGAGAAAGTAATAAAGAATGATATACACCCAACCAAAGAAGGTTTAACAATGGGTGAAGTTATAAACCAAATAAATATTGAAAGCAAAGGAGAAGCTGCAATAGTTTCAGATGTTGGTCAACATCAAATGATTGCTTGTAGATATGCTGAGTTCAATAAAACTAAAAGTAATATTACTTCTGGTGGATTAGGTACAATGGGATTTGGTTTGCCTGCAGCAATTGGTGCTAAAATGGCGGCTCCAGATCGTGAAGTGGTTTCTATTTCTGGTGATGGAGGTTATCAAATGACAATTCAAGAATTGGGCACTATTTTTCAGCAAAAAGCAGCTGTAAAAGTAGTAGTTTTAAATAACGAGTTTTTAGGAATGGTTCGTCAATGGCAACAACTATTTTTTGATAAGCGTTATGCTTCAACAGAAATGACGAATCCAAACTTTGTAGCAATTGCAGAAGGGTATTATATAAAAGCAAAAAAAGTTACAAAGCGTGAAGAATTAGCTGCAGCTGTTAAGGAAATGATGGAAAGTAAAGAAGCCTATTTCTTAGAAGTTTGTGTAGAAAAAGAGGGTAATGTATTTCCAATGGTTCCTTCAGGAGCAAGTGTTTCAGACGTAAGATTAGAATAA
- the ilvD gene encoding dihydroxy-acid dehydratase → MKLNKHSSRLTQDESQPASQAMLYAVGLTDEDMQKAQIGIASTGYDGNPCNMHLNNLAAEVKVESNIAGLVGLGFNTIGVSDGISMGTSGMNYSLASRDIIADSIETVMNAQSYDALVSVVGCDKNMPGAVIAMLRLNRPSIMMYGGTIASGNYKGKKLNIVSAFEALGQKMAGEIEEEEYREIIKRAIPGAGACGGMYTANTMASAIECMGFALPYNSSIPAENPNKLSEAERTALAIKNLLELDLKPLDIISKKSLENAIALVNALGGSTNAVLHFLAIAHAADIEFTLEDFQKVSDRTPLIADLKPSGKYLMEDVHGVGGTPAIMKYLLENGYLHGDCMTVTGKTLAENLEDVEAIEFDEQDVIYPKDKALKSSGNIQIIYGNLATEGAVAKISGNEGLLFEGKAVVYDGEQAANTGITNGEVERGDVVVIRYVGPKGGPGMPEMLKPTSLIMGAGLGKSVALITDGRFSGGTHGFVVGHITPEAQSGGTIGILETGDKIRISAEDNSINVLISDEEIAERKSKWVAPALKHSKGILYKYAKMVASASKGCITDE, encoded by the coding sequence ATGAAACTAAACAAACACAGTAGCAGATTGACGCAAGATGAATCTCAACCTGCATCACAAGCAATGTTATACGCAGTTGGTTTAACTGACGAAGACATGCAAAAAGCGCAAATAGGAATTGCGAGTACTGGTTATGATGGTAACCCATGTAATATGCATTTAAACAATTTGGCTGCAGAGGTCAAGGTGGAAAGCAATATTGCAGGTTTAGTCGGTTTAGGATTCAATACAATTGGAGTTTCAGATGGTATTTCTATGGGAACTTCTGGTATGAACTATTCATTAGCTTCAAGAGATATTATTGCAGATTCAATAGAAACAGTGATGAATGCTCAGAGTTATGATGCATTAGTTTCTGTAGTTGGTTGTGATAAAAATATGCCAGGAGCAGTTATCGCAATGTTGCGTTTAAATCGTCCATCAATAATGATGTATGGAGGAACAATTGCATCAGGAAATTACAAAGGAAAAAAATTAAATATTGTTTCTGCATTTGAAGCTTTAGGGCAAAAAATGGCAGGAGAAATAGAAGAAGAAGAATATAGAGAAATTATAAAAAGAGCAATTCCAGGAGCTGGAGCCTGTGGTGGCATGTATACAGCAAACACAATGGCTTCTGCAATAGAATGTATGGGTTTTGCTTTGCCTTATAATTCATCAATACCAGCAGAAAATCCTAATAAATTATCTGAAGCAGAAAGAACCGCTTTAGCAATTAAAAACTTATTAGAATTAGATTTAAAACCTTTAGATATCATTTCTAAAAAATCTTTAGAAAATGCAATTGCATTGGTAAATGCTTTAGGGGGTTCTACAAATGCAGTGCTACACTTTTTAGCAATTGCACATGCTGCAGATATTGAGTTTACATTAGAAGATTTTCAAAAAGTTTCAGATAGAACTCCATTAATTGCTGATTTAAAACCATCAGGAAAATACTTAATGGAAGATGTTCATGGAGTTGGTGGTACACCTGCAATTATGAAGTATTTATTAGAAAATGGATATTTACATGGAGATTGTATGACGGTTACTGGAAAAACATTAGCAGAAAACTTAGAAGATGTTGAAGCAATTGAATTTGATGAGCAAGATGTAATTTATCCGAAGGATAAAGCATTAAAATCGTCAGGAAATATTCAAATAATATACGGAAATCTTGCTACTGAAGGAGCTGTTGCAAAAATTTCTGGAAACGAAGGATTACTTTTCGAAGGAAAAGCGGTTGTTTATGATGGAGAGCAGGCTGCAAATACAGGAATTACAAATGGAGAAGTAGAAAGAGGAGATGTAGTCGTTATTAGATATGTTGGTCCAAAAGGTGGTCCAGGAATGCCAGAAATGTTAAAACCAACTTCGTTAATTATGGGAGCAGGTTTAGGTAAATCTGTCGCTTTAATTACTGATGGTCGTTTTTCTGGAGGAACTCATGGTTTTGTAGTTGGTCATATTACACCAGAAGCACAATCTGGAGGAACAATTGGTATTTTAGAAACAGGTGATAAAATTAGAATTAGTGCAGAAGACAATTCAATAAATGTTTTAATTTCTGATGAAGAAATTGCAGAAAGAAAATCTAAATGGGTTGCACCTGCATTAAAACATTCAAAAGGAATTTTGTACAAATATGCTAAAATGGTAGCATCAGCATCTAAAGGATGTATCACTGACGAATAA